The region CAAGAAGCTCAGAAGATTTTAGTAAGTTTCCTTAGATAAGAAAATTTGGTTGGaatggtcttttttttccccaaaacttgtgggttttttttcctcctgttatgTTTTAGAAGCTGATTGAGAATTGACAAATATCAGTGACATTAACTTGTGCTGTAGACACTTCCTGGGGTTTCTTGTCACAACGTCCTTCCACTTCTTGCAAGCAGCATCCAGGTTGTCTTCTGGGAATCTCTTCATGCTAGTTGGTATAAATAATACTATAATATTTGCTGTTATACAAGCAAAGTCCAAAATTGCAGTGGCTTAACCACAGAGATTTTTCTTGCTCATATGTTGTTCGGTTAGTTGTTCTATGGAAACTCAGTAGAACGGTAATCCAAGTTCTTTCTGGTTTGTGGCTCCACTATCTCCTCTGGCCTGGATTCTATATCCAATTGATGACAACAAAAGAGAGAATGAACAGAACTGCATGGGAAATTTCAAGGGCCAGGCTTGGAAATGGCACATACAACACATTCACGTTTCATTGACAAGAATACAATCACATGACCACAACTAATTGCACGAAGGCTGAGAATATAAGTAGTTATAAGcctaagaggagaaagaaaatattttggcaCACAGCTAACAAGTCTCTTCCtttgtaatatttataaatatcaaatattttacctttacacacacacacatacatacaacatATTTTCTACTTCCATTAAGGAGACAACCTAAATTGCAGCTAATTCCTATGAAAGGTCAATGTCTAGAATACTACAGGGGTTTAATGGTCCTCTCCATTCAGTCTAAATGTGGCTCCCTGTGGTGAGGCACTTaggaactaaaaaataaaacaaagaaaaaatatagctCATCCTACTTTCACATTCAATATATGATACTGGAATAtggtaaaaaataatttgaaaaaagagtTCCCTtttatgaaagaagagaatggaaataCACAGCTCAGTTTTGAAATGTTGCTGAATTAACATTATGAAAGCTCTTCAATTTTACTGATGGGAGATATTTCTTTACAAGACCCTGATTTTTATCTCTGGAGAGAATTCCATTTCCTATAATTTTCATTGGTCCCTGGTGTATCTGTTGTAtggtatgtttttcttttatccattATTTCTTATGAGGATTTCTGAAGTGTGTCAAAGACAAAATGAAATCTAAGGAAAAATTAACAAAGGctgtgttcttttcctttttattcagcAAGGGTACACATCTGTCACTACTTGGATTTCAGCAGGGGCTTAaagatgcgaagagttgactcattggaagagaccctgatgcttggagggattaggggcaggaggagaaggggacgacagaggatgagatggctggacggcatcaccgactcaatgggcatgagtttgagtaaactccgggagtttgtgatggacagggaggcctggtatgctgtgattcatggggtcgcaaagagtcggacacaactgagccactgaactgaactgaactgaaagatgtgataatagttttattgagtgagagttggaccataaagaaggctgagagctgaagaatggatgcttccaaatcgtggtgttggagaagactttagagagtcccttggactgcaaggagttcaaaccaatcagtcctaaaggaattcaaccttgaatattcactggaaaaattgatgctgaaactgaagccccaatacttaagtcatctgatgtgaagagccgattcattggaaaagaccctgatgccagaaaAGACTAAGGGcgggagaagtgggtgacagagatgagatggttggatggcattaccaactcaatggacatgagtttgagcaaactctgggagttagtgagggacagggaagcctggagtactgcagtccatggggatgcaaagagtcggacacggcttagcgactgaacaataacagttGAGATAGTGTAAGATAGGGAAGCTTTTAATTAAGGTTTGGGGAAGAGAAGAGTTTCTAATTGGTCTTTGGGTACCTTTGGAAGGCCTCATTTAGCTACAGGGCTCAAGTGAACGTTCTGGGACATTACAAAAGAGGATGAATTGCTCAGTGCTAAGGGTATGGACTTTTTCCTGAAACAAGTGGGGGTATGTTGTgttttatataatgttttatgTAAAGTGATGACCATGGCAGGGAGTTTAAGTGCATGTTGAGGAGTATGATCTCTTTAAGGACTATTCAGCTTTTGCAGATTACTTCTACACATGAAATTTTGAGCTTCTAGAGTTGTTGGAATGTTCaggcaaagatttttaaattcaagGCTCATGGCCTCCTTGCCAATGACATGCCTTCAGTAATCTGGAGGTTTCTTCTGAATTTCTACTACTAGGTCCAATGTTAGTCACCATATTCCCAATTTTTTCTTAGATGTAACTGCATAGCCTTCTTTGTCTCCTTACCCCCCatccctttcactttcaatgtaatAGGTGCTACATCAGTTATATTTCTTGTAAAACATTGCCCTAAACAATGCCAGAAagcaaatatcatttttatttccccaTGTGTTACCATGTATAGGATACTGGAACAGGAAAAGGAtagtagagagaaaaaaattagtgaaatccaaataaagtatGGGATTCAGTTAGCAATGTATAAGTGTTGGATTCTTTATATTGATATATGTGCCAAGGTAGTATATTGTGATGAAACTAGGAAAAACTAGGACAGGTGTATATGAGAACTCCTGCTATCTTTGCTCctattctgtaaatctaaaacatATTCTAAAAGCATTTGTTATTTACAGTAActagcacatggaagcaacctagatgtccatccacagatgaatggataaggaagttgtgatgcatatacacaatggaatattactaagctatAAGAAGGAAcatgtttgagtcagttctaatgagatggatgaacctagagcctattatacagaatgaagtaagtcagaaagacaagtattgtatattaacacatctatatggaatctagaaagatggtaccaatgaccctatatgcagagcagcaaaggagacacagacataaagggcagacttttggacacagtgggggaaggagggggtgggatgatttgagaggatagcactgaaacacacacaatatcaaatgtgaaatagatagccagtgggagtttgctgGTGATCTGTGaaaacctagagggctgggagggggagggggtgggagagaagtgtaagagggagggggtatatgtggCCATTTCATGGTGATGTACGAAAaaacatcacaatattataattgctgctgctgctaagtcgtttcagtcatgtccgactctgtgtgaccccatagacagcagcccacttggctcccccgcccctgggattctccaagtaagaacactggagtgggttgccatttccttctccaatgcatgaaagtgaaaagtgaaagttacattgctcagtcgtgtctgactcgtagcgaccccatggactgcagcctaccaggctcctctgtccatgggattttccaggcaagagtactggagtggggtgccattaccttctccaatatTATAATTACcctatgattaaaaacaaaatattaaaagttttgaAAGTAACTTTTAAATGGCTCCAGCAGAAGACACGTCACTATCATCATAAACTTAGAGCCAGAAGAGAATATATTTGGATTGCAACACTCTGTCCACACTGCTGTTCATCTCAGTATATCCAAACACAGTCTTGCTAACACTGGGAGTATGGAAGCCTCTAAGTATGTAGACACAGAGAAAGGAATATCGGTGCAAGTTCCTTTGGGCGTCTTTATTATAGAATTGAGCTCCACAAGgatcaaaataaaacacataaatattatTCTACTAGGGTATTTAATGTAGATTATGTTTACTATGATAAGTATTGTTATGTTTACATTATCTATGGAAGTTTAGAATCACTGGAATTAACTGCATTACCGTAACTAACTCAGATATTAAGCATTAAAATAGTTTGATATGTTTTGTCTTTTATGACTTATTAATAGAATCTATTTGATGTGTTgtcaatgagatatcatttctaAGGGATGATGACAAAGTTTCCAGTTAATTTTGTGTCTGTCAGTGGGAATTAAAAGCACTGAGTGACAATGTAGAAAATATTTCAGCCAAACAAAACACCAGTCATGCCTCTTGAAATGCTAATTTTATATAGAAGgtttattttatgaatgaattATGAATATCCTGattcaaatatttaatacattcatCCTGATGGATGAAGCTGAAATAAAAGCTTcatccatcctttcattcatacattcattcatttaaaaatatttatttaactctcCTATGATCCAGAAATTGATTTAAGTACCAaggactgggggcttccctggtggctcagatgagaaagaatctgcctgcaatgccagagatccAGAttagattcctggtcaggaagatcacctggagaagggaatggctatccactccagtactcttgcctggagaattccatggacagaggagttggagggctacaaatagtcggacatgactgagcaactaatgctttcactcaCTTTTACCAAGGAGTTATGAACAAAGCAGATGAAGCTATTTCTTGTATGGAATCTATATTTTAGTTTGGATATATACATTagtacaagatggatttagaaaaggcagaggaaccaaagatcaaattgccaacattcactggatcatagaaaaagcaagagaattccagaaaaacatctacttttacttcattgattatgctaaagcctttgactgtgttcagttcatttcagttgctcaggcatgtccgactctttgcaaccccaagaaccgcagcacgccaggcctccctgtccatcaccaactcctggagtttacccaaactcatgtcttttttgactgtgtgaatcacaacaaactgtggaacattcttaaagagataggaataccagaccacctgatctgtctcctgagaaatctgtatgcaggtcaaaaagcagcagttagaactgtacaCAGAACAATGGACtcattccaaatcgggaaaggagtacatcaaggctgtatattgtcaccctgcttacttaacttctatgcagagtacatcatgcaaaatgcagggctgaatgaagcacaagttggaatcaagattgtcgagagaaatatcaaaaacctcagatatgcagatgacacccttatggcagaaagtgaagaagaactaaagagcctcttgatgaaagtgaaagaggagagtgaaaaatctggcttaaaactcagcattcaaaacactaagataatggcatctggtcccatcactccatggcaaatagatggggagactggAAACAgagtgttatacagtaggaccttgccaTTTATCCATTTCATATGTGATAGTTTGCATccgttcatcccaaactcccgacccagctctccttcctctcccttccccttggcaaccaccagtctgttctttgtgtcttGCAAGacagtttctgttttatagataaattcatttgtatcatattttagattccacatataagtgatatcacaggtgtttgtctttctgacttactttatctggtatgataatctccaggtccatccctgTTGGTACAAATGCCATTAttgtttttatagctgagtagtattcgattgtatacatgtaccacatcttctttatccactcatctgtcaatggacattgagGTTATTTCCACAtcttagctattgcaaatagCACTGATATGAACGTAAGgctgcgtgtatctttttgaattatagtttgttCCAATATATTCTCAGGCGTGGAATTATTGGATCATATAGCACCCCAATtgatcatttaaaattcttttctttttcaaaaaccagcCATACATGatttattcacttaacaaattTCTTGCTCTGGTTTATATGTACATACACGGGACAAAGGAATGCAGTTCTAACCCTAGGCTTCTGTATTCTCCTGTTTTTGCATGTACATTTGCATCAACATGATAATAATTAATAACATTATGTTTGTTTCTACTAGGAATCTGACATCATGCAATGGCAGGATATCTCCTCAGGAAGATAAGTGCTGTGTGGACCTTAACATGTGAGTCACTGAGCAAAGGACACCTTAGAGATGACTCTAACTTTTTTGGATCCTACATTATTAAAGAGCTAACCCTAGAGACAATTTTGATTTCTCAACAACCTTCTTGAATGCACTTTTGACCTCCTTGTTCCTCAGGCTATAGACCACAGGGTTTAGCATAGGGATGATCATAGCATAGAACACAGAGGCCATTTTATCTGTATCCATGGCATGACTGGAGGTGGGTTGTAAGTACATGAAGATGACTGTCCCATAAAAAATGGAGATAGCAGTGAAGTGAGAAGCGCAGGTGGACAAAGCCTTCTGATATCCCTCAGCTGAGTGCATCTTCAGAATAGTGATAAATATGAGCAGGTAGGAAATAAAGATAATCAGGAGAGCAAAAACCACATGGAAGGTATTAATATAAACAAGAACCAACTCACTCATGTGCTTATCAGAGCAAGAAAGAATCATGACTGCTGGaacatcacagaaaaagtggTTGACCACATTGGACCCACAGAAAGAGAAACCGAAGTTATCTCCCACATTGACAGAGGCATTCAGAACACCACATGCATAAGAGCCTATGACAAGACAAGCACACCTGTTTTTTGTCATGGTGGTGGCATAACGCAGGGGCTTGCACACTGCTGCATAGCGGTCATAAGCCATTGAAGCCAAGAGGTAACTTTCCCGGGTGCCAAAGACTACAAAAAAGAACATCTGAGCAGCACATGCATTGTAAGAAATGACCTTATTTCCTGTGAGGAATCCTGCTATCACATTGGGTGTGACTGCTGAGGAGCAACCAAAGTCCACCAGAGAGAGATTACTCAGGAAAAAGTACATAGGAGTGTGAAGGTGAGGGTCCAACAGAATCAACGTGATCATCCCCAGATTTCCAACTACAGTGATAATGTAAATGAGGGTAAACATCATGAAGAGTGGGACCTGTAGTCCTGGGGCATCAGTAAGTCCTAGGAGGATGAATTCAGTCACTTCTGTTTTGTTCTCCATGGGTGTCATTTAGGAACCACAGGACGCCCTGCAACCATGAGAAGTAAAGGAACAGAGGAATGAAAAAGTCAGGGCATAGTGAAACTGGAATGTATAAATGCTCTGTGAACTATTTCTGTTACAGCAATAATTTGTTCTCCAGCTCTAAAGCATACACGTGagaaaattagtaaaaaaaaaaaattaatagttgAAATTGAAGGGTTTCATGGATCAGTCACCCCATTTACTAATTTTGAATATGAGAAACGGAGGTAGAGAAAGGGTTAATGACTTGTCTAAGGCTGTCATACTgttcatactttggccacctgatgtggagagctgactcatttgaaaagaccctgatgttgggaaagactgaaggtgggaaaagaaggggaacgacagagaatgatatggttggatggcatcaccgactcgatgaacatgggtttgggtggactccgggagttggtgatggacagggaggcctggcatgctgcagtccgtggggtcacaaagaatcagacacgactgagcaactgaactgaactgaactgaagatcatcATATATCTGGAATGACTCCATCTTCCAAATCATATCTACTGAGAATAGAAACAGCTTACCCTTCTACAGTGCTCACattcaagaatatatatatatatacatatgctgctaagttgcttcagttgtgtccgactctgtgtgaccccatagatggcagcccacgtggctcctctatccctgggagtctccaggcaagaatactggagtgggtttccatttccttctccataaacacacacacacacacacacacacatatatgtcacAGCTGATCCCCATTACCTGTAGCAGTTAGGTTCTATAAAGTAACAGTGAGCAGTGAATTCATGAATGCTTCTTTGCTCCCAGCAAAAATAGATAGTTTCCTGCAAGACTCTGGTCACATTCTCATCAGTCAATCAATCCAAAATATTGTTTATGTATGTTTCTCTTTAAAGAGatcttatttaatatatactgttgattcattaacattggTCTCACAGCCAACAGCTCTATATGTTATATACTTACTTTCTCCTTAAGGCACATCACAGTCTTCTTTTAGCACTACACTCAggaaaatttaattcttttaattaaaaaatcacacaACAGGAagcataaaaatgtgaaaaactgacACTGCAAAGACTGCATGAAAACACTTGTATAGTAACCATGGTGtagaagcaaactagatgtccatcaagagatgaatggataaagaagtcatagtcctaacccctggaccaccagggaatttcctgggaAATACTTTTATGTTGCTGCTTGCCGTTTGTGGATTATTCAAAGTGGCAgacaaaatcaaaatcacaatgaggtaccacctcacgctggtcagagtggctatcattaaaaagtctacaaataacaaacgcTAGAgatggtatggagaaaagggaaccttcctacactgttagtgggaatgtacattggtgcagccactgtggagaacagtacggTGGTGccttaaaaaactacaaatagagttgccatgtgatccagaaatcccactcttgGCAGCATCAGGGCAAAAGTAtagttcaaaaagacacatgcaccctatgttcatgggcttccctggcggctcagatggtgaagagtccatctgcaatgcaggagacctgggtttggtccgtgggttggggagaccccctggagaaggggaagaatactggctacccactccagtgttctggcctggagaggtccgtggacaggggagcctggcaggttgcagtccatggggtcacaaagggggTCACAAGGtcacgactgagtgcctttcactacGTTCATAGCAGTACCATTGACAATAGcccagacatggaaacagcctacaTATCCACcgacagctgaatggataaagatgtgagatatgcacacacacgctcacacacacaagagaacagtactcagccacaaaaagaatgaaatattgccatttgcaactAAGTAGATGGAACTAGAGACCACTATATGATGTGACGTAAAACAAAGAAAGACATACCGTATTACATCATgtacatgtggagtctaaaatatgacgGAAATGAATCTACCCATGAAACACAAACAGACTCACTAacacaggcttgtggttgccaagcagGACAGCTGTGGGAAGGGTTGGATTGGGAGGTCGGGATGAGCAGAGGCAAGCTATTACACacagaatgaataaacagcatggccctactgtatagcacagggaactctttcagtcctgtaataaaccacaacggaaaataatatgaaaaagaatgtgtaactgaatcactctgccgtacaccagaaactaacacaatattgtagatcaactctacttcaataaaaaaataaagtcgcaaacaaacaaaaaaagaaattgtagtacatatataaaatggactattgtatataaatacatatatatatatatacacacacacactcatatatatatatatataatatatatacatatatatattcttgacagtcccttggactgcaaggagatcaaactagctaacctaaaggaaatcaaccctgaatactcactggaagaactgatgctgaagctgaagctccaatactttagccacctaatgtgaagaaccaattcattggaaaagaccctgaggcttggaaaaattgaaggcagaagggaaagagggcagcaaaggatgagatggttggatagcagcaccgatgcaatggacagtggacttgggcaaactccgggagttggcgagagacagggaggcctggcatccgcagtccatggggttgcagagtcagacacgacttagggccTGCAAAGCAACAGCACATATACATGAAATCGAGAAAACGGCGCAGATGAGCGGTACCATCCCTGGGCGGGGATAGTCACGacgcagagaacagacttgtggacactggggaatggagagggtgggatgagtggggagaggagcactgaaacacacacattaccgtgtgtaaaatagatagctggtgggaagtttCTGTATAACCCAAGGAGCTCAACCCGGGGCTCTGTGACCTCCTataggggaggagggagggaggctcaggagggacgggatatatatatatatatatatatttatggctgattgatgctgttgtacagaagaaaccagtgcaacattgtaaagcagttaccctctaattaaatattaaaaaataaaaaacaattacaaTATGGAAATGGAAATAAGAAGGTAGAGCAATTGCCTTGTTCAACCTCTGCTGGAAATGTGAATGTCAAGCAACTCAGATTTTTCACCACTCTGCACATGTCCCTAAATGATCACAAGAGCTCTGCACATATTTATTTtaggattaaaataaattttaactacAGGAAAATCTGTAAATAGGAAGTCTGTGAATCTGAAGATTGACTGTATATATACTCATTTCATCCTCTCAACAATGCTATGAGGTTCATTAGTCATTACTATCACTGATTTTATGGGATAACTTAGGCTCCAAAAGATTGCTTAATTTGTTTGATTTACACAAGTGGTAACTGGCAGAGTC is a window of Cervus canadensis isolate Bull #8, Minnesota chromosome 11, ASM1932006v1, whole genome shotgun sequence DNA encoding:
- the LOC122449853 gene encoding olfactory receptor 5B2-like — translated: MTPMENKTEVTEFILLGLTDAPGLQVPLFMMFTLIYIITVVGNLGMITLILLDPHLHTPMYFFLSNLSLVDFGCSSAVTPNVIAGFLTGNKVISYNACAAQMFFFVVFGTRESYLLASMAYDRYAAVCKPLRYATTMTKNRCACLVIGSYACGVLNASVNVGDNFGFSFCGSNVVNHFFCDVPAVMILSCSDKHMSELVLVYINTFHVVFALLIIFISYLLIFITILKMHSAEGYQKALSTCASHFTAISIFYGTVIFMYLQPTSSHAMDTDKMASVFYAMIIPMLNPVVYSLRNKEVKSAFKKVVEKSKLSLGLAL